In a genomic window of Candidatus Hydrogenedentota bacterium:
- a CDS encoding PAS domain S-box protein: MTDATAQRDKSTPSTPTLSGAWNDRVLRALVIGAPFAIVFFALDLGASMARGLSGSGISLWYAPVGVAIAVLLRFGIGYAPIYFLVCVIGNYFIWHQHMPSVPLLPVLVAALPVIVYSFCVWVLRTKLRIDTQLTELRSAAMFVIGVAAASALVAFGYAGLLVAADRVQESIWHSALDFWIGDVVAILSIAPFLLALIFPWGAGVLRFVRGESPHAVAGRAVRALLPRFASTAVWFAVLIPTIVFCITESESEGRAILYPCFLPLVFAAYWRGIKGASTGVFFVSASFAIFVVQSGEHAGMHDIQLFLITLCLTTLLLGSAITSVTATSENLRQLHGYYRQAITAADAVPYVLDYEQGRYTYVGENIERITGYTSREFTPRLWEERTNIVTLHGEAAGIPEADAIRRTRAGEFQTWSSEGNFLTRDGKVRWVADASVEVHGEDGKSIRSIGLIQDISRLKEAEEALRASRAVLYLFVEHTPAAVAMLDRELRYLVASKRWLLDYRLTEQDIIGKCHYDVFPEIRSNQDWLDVHQRCLRGAIEKRDEDRFVRADGTEDWLRWEVRPWYEDSGAIGGIIMFTEVITERKKAEEALRKGEERLELALNGADLGLWDLDIAGARATVNQRCAEIFGYSMETVPQDVMIWRSHVHPDDLPAVSDHMWAHVGRHCPNLDIEFRIHTRIGRPVWIQVRGKVVEWEAGGTPVRIAGTVMDITARKAADEERRAFEEQMQQTQKLESLGVLAGGIAHDFNNLLVGILGNADLALAETPSNSSLHDSLDAIVRSSERAAELCRQMLAYSGRGRFVVVPVSLNDMVEEMGHLLTVTVSRRVTLTFDPDPNLPLVQADATQLRQIIMNLITNASEAIGDSEGAIRMSTGRLVWGGDDGGQHILGGELRESQAYAYVRVTDNGVGMDNATLQRIFDPFFTTKFTGRGLGLAAVLGIVRGHRGAIRVESAVGRGTTFTVYLPALGDANAGTSDEEQTVPATRGEGVVLVVDDEESVLGIAKMMLERRGFEVLTALDGAAALRLFDERKDAIILAIVDLTMPRMAGGELIHALHEIKPGLRVVLSSGYNEQEAIAQSHGETMAGFIQKPYRTREFYRVIESALNRGGRTV; encoded by the coding sequence GTGACTGACGCAACGGCACAACGCGATAAGTCCACGCCATCTACTCCAACACTATCGGGCGCGTGGAACGACCGCGTTCTGCGCGCGCTCGTTATCGGCGCACCTTTTGCGATCGTCTTTTTCGCGCTCGACCTTGGCGCGTCGATGGCCCGCGGGCTTTCCGGCAGCGGTATTTCGCTTTGGTACGCCCCTGTCGGGGTCGCAATCGCCGTGCTGCTGCGCTTCGGTATTGGCTACGCCCCGATCTACTTTCTCGTGTGCGTTATCGGGAATTACTTCATCTGGCACCAGCACATGCCGTCGGTACCGCTACTCCCGGTGCTGGTCGCGGCGTTGCCGGTTATTGTGTATTCCTTTTGCGTTTGGGTCCTTCGGACCAAACTCCGTATCGACACCCAACTCACCGAGCTACGCAGCGCCGCGATGTTCGTTATCGGCGTCGCGGCCGCCAGCGCGCTTGTGGCCTTCGGATACGCCGGGCTTCTCGTCGCCGCGGACAGAGTACAGGAATCGATTTGGCATTCCGCCCTCGATTTCTGGATTGGCGACGTCGTTGCGATCCTTTCGATTGCGCCGTTCCTCCTTGCACTGATATTTCCCTGGGGCGCGGGCGTTCTGAGGTTTGTGCGCGGGGAATCGCCACACGCGGTGGCGGGCCGGGCGGTGCGGGCATTGTTGCCGCGATTCGCGTCCACCGCGGTCTGGTTCGCCGTGCTCATACCCACGATCGTCTTCTGCATCACGGAATCGGAAAGCGAAGGCCGCGCGATCTTGTATCCGTGCTTCTTACCGCTCGTTTTCGCCGCATATTGGCGCGGTATCAAGGGCGCGTCAACCGGCGTCTTCTTCGTATCCGCGTCCTTCGCCATTTTCGTCGTCCAATCAGGCGAACACGCCGGCATGCACGACATTCAACTGTTTCTCATTACGCTGTGTCTTACGACCCTCCTCCTCGGATCGGCAATTACGTCCGTGACGGCAACGTCGGAGAACCTGCGTCAACTCCACGGGTACTATCGCCAGGCCATCACGGCCGCGGACGCCGTCCCCTACGTACTCGATTATGAGCAGGGCCGGTACACGTACGTCGGCGAAAACATCGAACGAATAACGGGGTACACTTCGCGCGAATTTACGCCCAGGCTCTGGGAGGAGCGCACCAATATCGTGACGCTACACGGCGAGGCCGCCGGTATTCCCGAAGCGGACGCCATCCGCCGCACCCGCGCGGGCGAATTCCAGACGTGGTCGAGCGAAGGCAATTTCCTCACCAGGGACGGCAAAGTCCGTTGGGTCGCGGACGCGTCGGTCGAGGTCCACGGCGAGGACGGAAAGTCCATTCGCTCTATCGGCCTCATCCAGGACATTTCCCGATTGAAAGAGGCGGAGGAAGCGTTGCGGGCGAGCCGCGCGGTCCTCTACCTGTTCGTCGAGCACACGCCCGCCGCCGTCGCAATGCTGGACCGCGAACTGCGCTATCTGGTCGCCAGCAAGCGGTGGCTTCTCGATTATCGCCTGACCGAACAAGACATCATCGGAAAATGCCATTACGACGTGTTCCCGGAAATACGGAGCAACCAGGACTGGTTGGACGTTCACCAGCGCTGTCTCCGCGGGGCGATCGAGAAACGCGATGAAGACCGTTTTGTGCGGGCGGACGGCACGGAAGATTGGCTCCGGTGGGAAGTCCGCCCGTGGTACGAGGACTCCGGCGCGATCGGCGGCATCATCATGTTCACGGAGGTGATTACGGAGCGCAAGAAAGCCGAGGAGGCGCTTCGCAAAGGCGAAGAACGGCTCGAATTGGCGCTCAATGGCGCAGACCTCGGGCTGTGGGACCTCGACATCGCGGGTGCGCGCGCCACCGTCAACCAACGGTGTGCCGAGATTTTCGGCTACTCGATGGAGACCGTTCCCCAGGACGTTATGATATGGCGGTCACACGTTCATCCCGACGACTTGCCCGCCGTTTCCGACCATATGTGGGCGCACGTCGGCAGACATTGTCCCAATCTGGACATCGAGTTCAGAATTCATACCCGTATCGGACGGCCCGTGTGGATTCAAGTCCGCGGCAAGGTCGTCGAATGGGAGGCTGGCGGCACGCCTGTCCGTATTGCGGGCACAGTCATGGACATCACGGCGCGCAAAGCAGCCGATGAGGAACGGCGCGCGTTCGAGGAACAAATGCAACAGACCCAAAAGCTGGAAAGTCTCGGCGTTCTCGCGGGTGGCATCGCGCACGACTTCAACAATTTACTGGTCGGCATCCTCGGCAACGCCGACTTGGCGCTGGCTGAAACGCCGTCGAATTCCTCGCTCCATGACAGTCTCGACGCAATCGTCCGTTCTTCCGAACGCGCCGCCGAACTGTGCCGCCAGATGCTCGCCTACTCCGGTCGCGGCCGGTTTGTCGTTGTGCCCGTGTCGCTCAACGATATGGTCGAAGAGATGGGCCATCTGCTTACCGTGACGGTGTCGAGGCGCGTCACACTCACGTTCGACCCCGATCCGAATCTGCCCTTGGTCCAGGCGGATGCGACCCAACTCCGGCAGATCATCATGAACCTAATCACGAACGCATCCGAAGCCATAGGCGATTCCGAAGGCGCCATTCGTATGTCGACCGGTAGGCTCGTTTGGGGCGGCGATGACGGCGGCCAGCACATTCTCGGCGGCGAACTGCGGGAAAGCCAGGCCTATGCATACGTGCGCGTGACCGACAACGGAGTCGGGATGGACAACGCGACGCTTCAGCGCATCTTCGACCCGTTCTTCACAACAAAGTTTACCGGCCGCGGACTTGGGCTCGCGGCCGTGCTCGGCATCGTGCGCGGCCACCGCGGCGCAATCCGCGTCGAGTCCGCCGTAGGGCGTGGCACGACGTTCACCGTCTACCTGCCCGCGCTCGGGGACGCAAACGCCGGAACGTCGGACGAAGAGCAAACCGTCCCGGCCACGCGAGGCGAAGGCGTAGTCCTTGTTGTCGACGACGAAGAATCGGTGCTGGGAATCGCTAAGATGATGCTCGAGCGGCGGGGTTTTGAAGTACTGACCGCGCTGGACGGGGCCGCCGCGTTGCGCCTGTTCGACGAGCGGAAGGACGCGATTATCCTCGCGATCGTGGACCTTACGATGCCGCGCATGGCGGGCGGGGAACTCATCCACGCCCTTCACGAAATCAAACCGGGCCTTCGCGTTGTCCTCTCGAGCGGATACAACGAACAGGAAGCGATTGCGCAGTCGCACGGCGAGACCATGGCGGGCTTTATCCAGAAGCCGTACCGCACGCGCGAGTTCTACCGCGTGATCGAATCCGCGCTGAACCGTGGCGGCCGCACGGTTTAA
- a CDS encoding aldo/keto reductase has protein sequence MQVGRREFLRCAALAAATAALPVPATAKIVNGIPYRGLGRTHEDVSLLGVGGSHIGNKELSDGEAIKIMRTAVDEGINFFDNAWEYNGGRSEERMGRALQDGYREKVFLMTKVIARDAENARKQLEASLRRLSVDHIDLWQVHSVGTFEPGDKDKVYSKGVLDVAMKAKDEGKVRYVGFSGHVSPEIHVAVIEGGFEWDTVQMPVNCLDPHRASFVKTVIPVAQQYNLGVIGMKSLAGGGVLKTGAVNAQEALLYAMSMPVSVVVSGMNSYAKFEQNLAVARSFRQLDASEVTALLARTKPFGEKPQYESYKQKGSSHR, from the coding sequence ATGCAGGTTGGCCGACGCGAATTCTTGAGATGTGCTGCGCTTGCGGCAGCAACGGCCGCACTGCCCGTGCCGGCGACGGCCAAGATCGTGAACGGCATTCCGTACCGCGGCCTTGGCAGAACGCACGAGGACGTATCGCTGTTGGGCGTGGGCGGAAGCCACATTGGCAACAAGGAATTGTCCGATGGCGAGGCCATTAAGATTATGCGGACCGCGGTGGACGAGGGCATCAATTTTTTCGACAACGCGTGGGAATACAACGGCGGGCGGAGCGAAGAGCGTATGGGCCGCGCATTGCAGGATGGATATCGGGAGAAGGTGTTCCTGATGACCAAAGTCATTGCGCGCGACGCCGAGAATGCGCGGAAACAACTGGAGGCGAGCCTGCGGCGGTTGAGCGTGGACCACATCGATCTATGGCAGGTGCATTCCGTGGGCACGTTTGAGCCGGGCGACAAGGACAAGGTGTACTCGAAGGGCGTGCTCGATGTGGCGATGAAAGCGAAGGACGAAGGCAAGGTCCGGTATGTCGGGTTTTCGGGTCACGTCAGCCCCGAAATTCACGTCGCCGTAATCGAGGGCGGGTTCGAATGGGATACCGTTCAGATGCCGGTAAACTGCCTCGATCCGCACCGCGCAAGTTTCGTCAAGACCGTGATCCCGGTCGCGCAGCAGTATAACCTGGGTGTAATCGGAATGAAGTCGCTTGCGGGTGGTGGCGTGCTGAAGACCGGCGCAGTAAATGCACAAGAGGCGCTGCTGTATGCGATGAGCATGCCGGTATCGGTCGTGGTGTCGGGTATGAATTCATACGCGAAGTTCGAGCAGAACCTTGCGGTGGCGAGATCGTTTCGGCAACTGGACGCGTCCGAGGTTACGGCGCTACTCGCGCGCACGAAGCCCTTCGGGGAGAAGCCGCAGTACGAGTCCTACAAGCAGAAGGGAAGCAGCCACCGTTAA